In Zonotrichia leucophrys gambelii isolate GWCS_2022_RI chromosome 14, RI_Zleu_2.0, whole genome shotgun sequence, a single window of DNA contains:
- the MRTFB gene encoding myocardin-related transcription factor B isoform X2, producing the protein MIDSSKKQQQGFSEILPAGDLKPLKEKECLEGSSQKSLKEVLQLRLQQRRTREQLVDQGIMPPLKSPAAFHEQIKSLERARTENFLKHKIRSRPDRSELVRMHILEETFAEPSLQATQMKLKRARLADDLNEKIAQRPGPMELVEKNILPVDSSVKEAIIAVGQENYPQALDDFSFDEDSSDALSPDQPASQESQGSAASPGEPKPSDSPSPITPNAATSTQYPPLTSPVPEFLKTPSTIEQHVTRSTAATTLTTSTVSAAKPGPTLVKQSHPKNPNDKHRSKKCKEPKPRVKKLKYHQYIPPDQKGEKNEPQMDSNYARLLQQQQLFLQLQILSQQQQHYNYQTILPALLKPLNDKQNNNGNSPLNTLNNNSTPTSAASSPRQNSNVPSRKPGPLPSSLDDLKVAELKMELKLRGLPVSGTKTDLIERLKTYQDLNNNGVATSTSVTVTTSSGATGNTGEVTVAFPVAAVNKPVATTISSFPPEKTSTAPGSKAVNTENVSSPLPISPSPSEQSSLSTDDTSMADTFPEMTMMSPSQFLSTSPLRASTNEDNQNRSSGSISTMEFDVAEKDRKLQEKEKQIEELKRKLEQEQKLVEVLKMQLEVEKRGQQQQSQTFGNSAALEQKQFSAAVKDESAPADCSSTSQSVPVASHSLGQPVYTAGHNPVAKKAVVIKQEIPVAKAEPHNAISQFYVSPQRQPQTAVVAQPQALLTTQGTAQLLLPLSIQGPNAATAVQLPVGNIKLQAQSQAGIQTPSQIPAPISSSGLVQTAPQMHAPQPKQNTITQHALGQSQQIRKVFPPATSNAVFSYQTAPVSTPSQSFINKTSNSNIHPGGNQVPSVQNGPAAPNKPGSPSQAQPYIVQQPLFNNTVSKTKDPPRYEEAIKQTRSIQPSQREISSAHSQQMDDLFDILIKSGEISLPIKEEPSPISKMRPVTANITTMPVNTVISRPPPQIQMAPPPVSLEPTTSLSISLENQLEALLDGTLPSGNEIPQLTSSNEDRESFSLIEDLQNDLLNHSSILDHSHSPMETSDPQFTANNSCLSLDLPDTNLDNMEWLDIPMPSSSSGLTPLSSAAPSVFSTDFLDPQDLQLHWD; encoded by the exons TACTTCAGCTGAGGCTGCAACAGAGACGGACACGAGAACAGCTGGTGGACCAGGGCATCATGCCAC CTTTGAAAAGTCCAGCTGCATTCCATGAGCAGATAAAGAGCCTGGAGCGAGCCAGG ACTGAAAATTTCTTGAAGCACAAGATCCGGAGCCGGCCGGACCGCTCGGAGCTGGTCAGAATGCACATCCTGGAGG AGACCTTTGCAGAGCCTTCACTACAGGCCACTCAGATGAAACTGAAGAGAGCTCGCTTGGCAGATGATCTGAATGAGAAGATTGCTCAGAGACCTGGCCCTATGGAACtggtagaaaaaaatattcttcctgtAGACTCCAGCGTTAAAGAAGCCATTATAG CAGTTGGACAAGAGAATTACCCTCAAGCTTTGGATGATTTTTCATTTGATGAAGACAGCAGTGATGCTTTATCACCAGATCAACCAGCCAGCCAAGAATCCCAGGGTTCAGCAGCTTCCCCTGGTGAGCCAAAACCAAGTGACTCACCCTCACCAATAACCCCAAATGCTGCTACATCAACACAG TATCCACCTTTAACCTCTCCAGTTCCTGAATTCCTCAAAACTCCCTCTACAATCGAACAGCACGTGACTCGTTCCACTGCTGCAACCACCCTGACCACAAGCACTGTATCTGCAGCAAAGCCTGGGCCAACCTTAGTGAAG CAAAGCCACCCAAAGAACCCAAATGATAAACATCGGAGCAAGAAATGTAAAGAACCTAAGCCAAGGGTGAAAAAATTGAAGTATCATCAGTATATTCCACCTGATCAGAAAGGTGAGAAAAATGAGCCACAGATGGACTCCAACTATGCTCGTCTGCTACAACAGCAGCAACTGTTTTTGCAGCTGCAGATCCTGAGCCAACAGCAACAACACTACAACTACCAGACAATTCTGCCTGCACTGCTGAA GCCACTGAATGACAAACAGAACAACAATGGGAATTCACCACTGAATACTCTGAACAACAACAGTACACCAACATCAGCTGCCAGCTCACCCAGACAGAACAGTAATGTTCCTAGCAGGAAACCAGGTCCTCTGCCTTCAAGCTTGGATGACTTGAAG gtaGCAGAGCTTAAAATGGAGTTGAAACTGAGGGGATTACCAGTGTCTGGAACAAAAACAGACCTTATTGAGCGTCTGAAAACCTATCAAGATCTTAACAACAATGGGGTTGCTACAAGTACCTCTGTGACAGTGACCACTTCTAGTGGGGCCACAGGTAACACTGGGGAAGTGACTGTGGCATTTCCTGTTGCAGCAGTAAATAAACCAGTGGCTACTACGATATCCAGCTTCCCTCCAGAAAAAACATCGACTGCACCTGGCAGCAAAGCAGTAAATACTGAAAACGTCAGCTCTCCCCTGCCTAtatctccctctccctctgaaCAGTCCAGTCTGAGCACAGATGACACGAGTATGGCAGACACTTTCCCAGAAATGACCATGATGTCACCATCCCAGTTCCTGAGTACTTCACCCCTGAGGGCAAGTACAAACGAGGATAATCAGAATCGCAGCAGTGGCAGCATCTCAACCATGGAGTTTGATGTAGCAGAAAAGGACCGCAAgcttcaagaaaaagaaaaacaaattgaagAGCTCAAAAGAAAACTGGAACAAGAGCAAAAACTTGTGGAAGTATTGAAAATGCAGCTTGAGGTTGAAAAAAGGGGACAGCAGCAACAGTCTCAGACTTTTGGTAACTCAGCTGCTTTGGAACAGAAGCagttcagtgctgctgtcaaAGATGAAAGTGCCCCTGCTGACTGCTCAAGTACCAGTCAGTCTGTCCCTGTGGCCAGCCATTCCTTAGGACAGCCCGTGTACACCGCTGGCCACAATCCAGTTGCCAAAAAGGCAGTTGTTATCAAGCAGGAGATACCTGTGGCCAAAGCTGAACCTCACAATGCCATTTCTCAGTTTTATGTTAGTCCACAGAGGCAGCCACAAACTGCAGTTGTTGCCCAGCCTCAAGCTTTATTAACTACCCAAGGaactgcccagctgctcctcccactGTCCATCCAGGGACCCAATGCTGCTACTGCAGTGCAGTTACCAGTTGGAAATATCAAGTTGCAG GCTCAATCACAAGCTGGAATACAGACCCCATCACAAATACCTGCTCCTATTTCTTCCTCTGGCCTGGTGCAGACAGCACCTCAGATGCATGCTCcacaacccaaacaaaataccATCACGCAGCACGCACTTGGTCAGAGCCAACAAATCAGAAAG GTTTTTCCACCTGCCACATCAAATGCAGTATTTTCCTATCAGACTGCACCAGTTTCAACACCTTCACAAtcttttattaataaaacatCAAACTCTAACATTCACCCTGGTGGTAACCAGGTCCCTTCTGTGCAGAATGGACCTGCTGCTCCCAACAAG CCTGGGTCTCCGTCTCAAGCCCAGCCTTACATAGTTCAGCAGCCCCTGTTCAACAACACAGTGTCCAAGACAAAAGATCCTCCTCGTTACGAAGAGGCCATCAAACAGACCCGCAGCATTCAGCCGTCCCAGCGTGAG ATTTCCAGTGCACACAGTCAGCAGATGGATGATCTTTTTGATATTCTCATCAAGAGTGGAG AGATTTCCCTTCCAATAAAAGAAGAACCATCTCCCATATCTAAAATGAGACCAGTAACAGCCAACATCACTACAATGCCAGTGAACACAGTGATATCCCGTCCACCTCCGCAGATCCAAATGGCCCCTCCTCCTGTGTCCTTAGAACCAACAACCAGCTTGTCCATCAGTTTGGAAAACCAACTTGAAGCCCTCTTGGATGGAACTTTACCATCAGGTAATGAAATTCCTCAACTGACAAGCAGTAATGAGGACAGAGAGTCATTTTCTTTAATTGAAGACCTCCAGAATGATCTGCTTAATCACTCCAGCATTTTAGATCACTCTCATTCACCCATGGAAACATCTGACCCACAGTTTACTGCTAATAATTCTTGTCTGTCTCTTGACCTTCCCGATACAAATTTGGACAATATGGAATGGCTGGACATTCCAATGCCCAGCTCCTCATCTGGACTCACCCCTCTCAGTTCTGCTGCCCCGAGCGTGTTTTCCACTGACTTTCTAGATCCACAAGATCTACAGTTGCACTGGGATTAA
- the MRTFB gene encoding myocardin-related transcription factor B isoform X1, translating to MEPAGPADAEDEPGPPARLAPSPHSEAVAHELRGLSLQPSPCLPPLTERKNVLQLRLQQRRTREQLVDQGIMPPLKSPAAFHEQIKSLERARTENFLKHKIRSRPDRSELVRMHILEETFAEPSLQATQMKLKRARLADDLNEKIAQRPGPMELVEKNILPVDSSVKEAIIAVGQENYPQALDDFSFDEDSSDALSPDQPASQESQGSAASPGEPKPSDSPSPITPNAATSTQYPPLTSPVPEFLKTPSTIEQHVTRSTAATTLTTSTVSAAKPGPTLVKQSHPKNPNDKHRSKKCKEPKPRVKKLKYHQYIPPDQKGEKNEPQMDSNYARLLQQQQLFLQLQILSQQQQHYNYQTILPALLKPLNDKQNNNGNSPLNTLNNNSTPTSAASSPRQNSNVPSRKPGPLPSSLDDLKVAELKMELKLRGLPVSGTKTDLIERLKTYQDLNNNGVATSTSVTVTTSSGATGNTGEVTVAFPVAAVNKPVATTISSFPPEKTSTAPGSKAVNTENVSSPLPISPSPSEQSSLSTDDTSMADTFPEMTMMSPSQFLSTSPLRASTNEDNQNRSSGSISTMEFDVAEKDRKLQEKEKQIEELKRKLEQEQKLVEVLKMQLEVEKRGQQQQSQTFGNSAALEQKQFSAAVKDESAPADCSSTSQSVPVASHSLGQPVYTAGHNPVAKKAVVIKQEIPVAKAEPHNAISQFYVSPQRQPQTAVVAQPQALLTTQGTAQLLLPLSIQGPNAATAVQLPVGNIKLQAQSQAGIQTPSQIPAPISSSGLVQTAPQMHAPQPKQNTITQHALGQSQQIRKVFPPATSNAVFSYQTAPVSTPSQSFINKTSNSNIHPGGNQVPSVQNGPAAPNKPGSPSQAQPYIVQQPLFNNTVSKTKDPPRYEEAIKQTRSIQPSQREISSAHSQQMDDLFDILIKSGEISLPIKEEPSPISKMRPVTANITTMPVNTVISRPPPQIQMAPPPVSLEPTTSLSISLENQLEALLDGTLPSGNEIPQLTSSNEDRESFSLIEDLQNDLLNHSSILDHSHSPMETSDPQFTANNSCLSLDLPDTNLDNMEWLDIPMPSSSSGLTPLSSAAPSVFSTDFLDPQDLQLHWD from the exons TACTTCAGCTGAGGCTGCAACAGAGACGGACACGAGAACAGCTGGTGGACCAGGGCATCATGCCAC CTTTGAAAAGTCCAGCTGCATTCCATGAGCAGATAAAGAGCCTGGAGCGAGCCAGG ACTGAAAATTTCTTGAAGCACAAGATCCGGAGCCGGCCGGACCGCTCGGAGCTGGTCAGAATGCACATCCTGGAGG AGACCTTTGCAGAGCCTTCACTACAGGCCACTCAGATGAAACTGAAGAGAGCTCGCTTGGCAGATGATCTGAATGAGAAGATTGCTCAGAGACCTGGCCCTATGGAACtggtagaaaaaaatattcttcctgtAGACTCCAGCGTTAAAGAAGCCATTATAG CAGTTGGACAAGAGAATTACCCTCAAGCTTTGGATGATTTTTCATTTGATGAAGACAGCAGTGATGCTTTATCACCAGATCAACCAGCCAGCCAAGAATCCCAGGGTTCAGCAGCTTCCCCTGGTGAGCCAAAACCAAGTGACTCACCCTCACCAATAACCCCAAATGCTGCTACATCAACACAG TATCCACCTTTAACCTCTCCAGTTCCTGAATTCCTCAAAACTCCCTCTACAATCGAACAGCACGTGACTCGTTCCACTGCTGCAACCACCCTGACCACAAGCACTGTATCTGCAGCAAAGCCTGGGCCAACCTTAGTGAAG CAAAGCCACCCAAAGAACCCAAATGATAAACATCGGAGCAAGAAATGTAAAGAACCTAAGCCAAGGGTGAAAAAATTGAAGTATCATCAGTATATTCCACCTGATCAGAAAGGTGAGAAAAATGAGCCACAGATGGACTCCAACTATGCTCGTCTGCTACAACAGCAGCAACTGTTTTTGCAGCTGCAGATCCTGAGCCAACAGCAACAACACTACAACTACCAGACAATTCTGCCTGCACTGCTGAA GCCACTGAATGACAAACAGAACAACAATGGGAATTCACCACTGAATACTCTGAACAACAACAGTACACCAACATCAGCTGCCAGCTCACCCAGACAGAACAGTAATGTTCCTAGCAGGAAACCAGGTCCTCTGCCTTCAAGCTTGGATGACTTGAAG gtaGCAGAGCTTAAAATGGAGTTGAAACTGAGGGGATTACCAGTGTCTGGAACAAAAACAGACCTTATTGAGCGTCTGAAAACCTATCAAGATCTTAACAACAATGGGGTTGCTACAAGTACCTCTGTGACAGTGACCACTTCTAGTGGGGCCACAGGTAACACTGGGGAAGTGACTGTGGCATTTCCTGTTGCAGCAGTAAATAAACCAGTGGCTACTACGATATCCAGCTTCCCTCCAGAAAAAACATCGACTGCACCTGGCAGCAAAGCAGTAAATACTGAAAACGTCAGCTCTCCCCTGCCTAtatctccctctccctctgaaCAGTCCAGTCTGAGCACAGATGACACGAGTATGGCAGACACTTTCCCAGAAATGACCATGATGTCACCATCCCAGTTCCTGAGTACTTCACCCCTGAGGGCAAGTACAAACGAGGATAATCAGAATCGCAGCAGTGGCAGCATCTCAACCATGGAGTTTGATGTAGCAGAAAAGGACCGCAAgcttcaagaaaaagaaaaacaaattgaagAGCTCAAAAGAAAACTGGAACAAGAGCAAAAACTTGTGGAAGTATTGAAAATGCAGCTTGAGGTTGAAAAAAGGGGACAGCAGCAACAGTCTCAGACTTTTGGTAACTCAGCTGCTTTGGAACAGAAGCagttcagtgctgctgtcaaAGATGAAAGTGCCCCTGCTGACTGCTCAAGTACCAGTCAGTCTGTCCCTGTGGCCAGCCATTCCTTAGGACAGCCCGTGTACACCGCTGGCCACAATCCAGTTGCCAAAAAGGCAGTTGTTATCAAGCAGGAGATACCTGTGGCCAAAGCTGAACCTCACAATGCCATTTCTCAGTTTTATGTTAGTCCACAGAGGCAGCCACAAACTGCAGTTGTTGCCCAGCCTCAAGCTTTATTAACTACCCAAGGaactgcccagctgctcctcccactGTCCATCCAGGGACCCAATGCTGCTACTGCAGTGCAGTTACCAGTTGGAAATATCAAGTTGCAG GCTCAATCACAAGCTGGAATACAGACCCCATCACAAATACCTGCTCCTATTTCTTCCTCTGGCCTGGTGCAGACAGCACCTCAGATGCATGCTCcacaacccaaacaaaataccATCACGCAGCACGCACTTGGTCAGAGCCAACAAATCAGAAAG GTTTTTCCACCTGCCACATCAAATGCAGTATTTTCCTATCAGACTGCACCAGTTTCAACACCTTCACAAtcttttattaataaaacatCAAACTCTAACATTCACCCTGGTGGTAACCAGGTCCCTTCTGTGCAGAATGGACCTGCTGCTCCCAACAAG CCTGGGTCTCCGTCTCAAGCCCAGCCTTACATAGTTCAGCAGCCCCTGTTCAACAACACAGTGTCCAAGACAAAAGATCCTCCTCGTTACGAAGAGGCCATCAAACAGACCCGCAGCATTCAGCCGTCCCAGCGTGAG ATTTCCAGTGCACACAGTCAGCAGATGGATGATCTTTTTGATATTCTCATCAAGAGTGGAG AGATTTCCCTTCCAATAAAAGAAGAACCATCTCCCATATCTAAAATGAGACCAGTAACAGCCAACATCACTACAATGCCAGTGAACACAGTGATATCCCGTCCACCTCCGCAGATCCAAATGGCCCCTCCTCCTGTGTCCTTAGAACCAACAACCAGCTTGTCCATCAGTTTGGAAAACCAACTTGAAGCCCTCTTGGATGGAACTTTACCATCAGGTAATGAAATTCCTCAACTGACAAGCAGTAATGAGGACAGAGAGTCATTTTCTTTAATTGAAGACCTCCAGAATGATCTGCTTAATCACTCCAGCATTTTAGATCACTCTCATTCACCCATGGAAACATCTGACCCACAGTTTACTGCTAATAATTCTTGTCTGTCTCTTGACCTTCCCGATACAAATTTGGACAATATGGAATGGCTGGACATTCCAATGCCCAGCTCCTCATCTGGACTCACCCCTCTCAGTTCTGCTGCCCCGAGCGTGTTTTCCACTGACTTTCTAGATCCACAAGATCTACAGTTGCACTGGGATTAA
- the MRTFB gene encoding myocardin-related transcription factor B isoform X3: protein MEPAGPADAEDEPGPPARLAPSPHSEAVAHELRGLSLQPSPCLPPLTERKNVLQLRLQQRRTREQLVDQGIMPPLKSPAAFHEQIKSLERARTENFLKHKIRSRPDRSELVRMHILEETFAEPSLQATQMKLKRARLADDLNEKIAQRPGPMELVEKNILPVDSSVKEAIIAVGQENYPQALDDFSFDEDSSDALSPDQPASQESQGSAASPGEPKPSDSPSPITPNAATSTQYPPLTSPVPEFLKTPSTIEQHVTRSTAATTLTTSTVSAAKPGPTLVKQSHPKNPNDKHRSKKCKEPKPRVKKLKYHQYIPPDQKGEKNEPQMDSNYARLLQQQQLFLQLQILSQQQQHYNYQTILPALLKPLNDKQNNNGNSPLNTLNNNSTPTSAASSPRQNSNVPSRKPGPLPSSLDDLKVAELKMELKLRGLPVSGTKTDLIERLKTYQDLNNNGVATSTSVTVTTSSGATGNTGEVTVAFPVAAVNKPVATTISSFPPEKTSTAPGSKAVNTENVSSPLPISPSPSEQSSLSTDDTSMADTFPEMTMMSPSQFLSTSPLRASTNEDNQNRSSGSISTMEFDVAEKDRKLQEKEKQIEELKRKLEQEQKLVEVLKMQLEVEKRGQQQQSQTFGNSAALEQKQFSAAVKDESAPADCSSTSQSVPVASHSLGQPVYTAGHNPVAKKAVVIKQEIPVAKAEPHNAISQFYVSPQRQPQTAVVAQPQALLTTQGTAQLLLPLSIQGPNAATAVQLPVGNIKLQVFPPATSNAVFSYQTAPVSTPSQSFINKTSNSNIHPGGNQVPSVQNGPAAPNKPGSPSQAQPYIVQQPLFNNTVSKTKDPPRYEEAIKQTRSIQPSQREISSAHSQQMDDLFDILIKSGEISLPIKEEPSPISKMRPVTANITTMPVNTVISRPPPQIQMAPPPVSLEPTTSLSISLENQLEALLDGTLPSGNEIPQLTSSNEDRESFSLIEDLQNDLLNHSSILDHSHSPMETSDPQFTANNSCLSLDLPDTNLDNMEWLDIPMPSSSSGLTPLSSAAPSVFSTDFLDPQDLQLHWD from the exons TACTTCAGCTGAGGCTGCAACAGAGACGGACACGAGAACAGCTGGTGGACCAGGGCATCATGCCAC CTTTGAAAAGTCCAGCTGCATTCCATGAGCAGATAAAGAGCCTGGAGCGAGCCAGG ACTGAAAATTTCTTGAAGCACAAGATCCGGAGCCGGCCGGACCGCTCGGAGCTGGTCAGAATGCACATCCTGGAGG AGACCTTTGCAGAGCCTTCACTACAGGCCACTCAGATGAAACTGAAGAGAGCTCGCTTGGCAGATGATCTGAATGAGAAGATTGCTCAGAGACCTGGCCCTATGGAACtggtagaaaaaaatattcttcctgtAGACTCCAGCGTTAAAGAAGCCATTATAG CAGTTGGACAAGAGAATTACCCTCAAGCTTTGGATGATTTTTCATTTGATGAAGACAGCAGTGATGCTTTATCACCAGATCAACCAGCCAGCCAAGAATCCCAGGGTTCAGCAGCTTCCCCTGGTGAGCCAAAACCAAGTGACTCACCCTCACCAATAACCCCAAATGCTGCTACATCAACACAG TATCCACCTTTAACCTCTCCAGTTCCTGAATTCCTCAAAACTCCCTCTACAATCGAACAGCACGTGACTCGTTCCACTGCTGCAACCACCCTGACCACAAGCACTGTATCTGCAGCAAAGCCTGGGCCAACCTTAGTGAAG CAAAGCCACCCAAAGAACCCAAATGATAAACATCGGAGCAAGAAATGTAAAGAACCTAAGCCAAGGGTGAAAAAATTGAAGTATCATCAGTATATTCCACCTGATCAGAAAGGTGAGAAAAATGAGCCACAGATGGACTCCAACTATGCTCGTCTGCTACAACAGCAGCAACTGTTTTTGCAGCTGCAGATCCTGAGCCAACAGCAACAACACTACAACTACCAGACAATTCTGCCTGCACTGCTGAA GCCACTGAATGACAAACAGAACAACAATGGGAATTCACCACTGAATACTCTGAACAACAACAGTACACCAACATCAGCTGCCAGCTCACCCAGACAGAACAGTAATGTTCCTAGCAGGAAACCAGGTCCTCTGCCTTCAAGCTTGGATGACTTGAAG gtaGCAGAGCTTAAAATGGAGTTGAAACTGAGGGGATTACCAGTGTCTGGAACAAAAACAGACCTTATTGAGCGTCTGAAAACCTATCAAGATCTTAACAACAATGGGGTTGCTACAAGTACCTCTGTGACAGTGACCACTTCTAGTGGGGCCACAGGTAACACTGGGGAAGTGACTGTGGCATTTCCTGTTGCAGCAGTAAATAAACCAGTGGCTACTACGATATCCAGCTTCCCTCCAGAAAAAACATCGACTGCACCTGGCAGCAAAGCAGTAAATACTGAAAACGTCAGCTCTCCCCTGCCTAtatctccctctccctctgaaCAGTCCAGTCTGAGCACAGATGACACGAGTATGGCAGACACTTTCCCAGAAATGACCATGATGTCACCATCCCAGTTCCTGAGTACTTCACCCCTGAGGGCAAGTACAAACGAGGATAATCAGAATCGCAGCAGTGGCAGCATCTCAACCATGGAGTTTGATGTAGCAGAAAAGGACCGCAAgcttcaagaaaaagaaaaacaaattgaagAGCTCAAAAGAAAACTGGAACAAGAGCAAAAACTTGTGGAAGTATTGAAAATGCAGCTTGAGGTTGAAAAAAGGGGACAGCAGCAACAGTCTCAGACTTTTGGTAACTCAGCTGCTTTGGAACAGAAGCagttcagtgctgctgtcaaAGATGAAAGTGCCCCTGCTGACTGCTCAAGTACCAGTCAGTCTGTCCCTGTGGCCAGCCATTCCTTAGGACAGCCCGTGTACACCGCTGGCCACAATCCAGTTGCCAAAAAGGCAGTTGTTATCAAGCAGGAGATACCTGTGGCCAAAGCTGAACCTCACAATGCCATTTCTCAGTTTTATGTTAGTCCACAGAGGCAGCCACAAACTGCAGTTGTTGCCCAGCCTCAAGCTTTATTAACTACCCAAGGaactgcccagctgctcctcccactGTCCATCCAGGGACCCAATGCTGCTACTGCAGTGCAGTTACCAGTTGGAAATATCAAGTTGCAG GTTTTTCCACCTGCCACATCAAATGCAGTATTTTCCTATCAGACTGCACCAGTTTCAACACCTTCACAAtcttttattaataaaacatCAAACTCTAACATTCACCCTGGTGGTAACCAGGTCCCTTCTGTGCAGAATGGACCTGCTGCTCCCAACAAG CCTGGGTCTCCGTCTCAAGCCCAGCCTTACATAGTTCAGCAGCCCCTGTTCAACAACACAGTGTCCAAGACAAAAGATCCTCCTCGTTACGAAGAGGCCATCAAACAGACCCGCAGCATTCAGCCGTCCCAGCGTGAG ATTTCCAGTGCACACAGTCAGCAGATGGATGATCTTTTTGATATTCTCATCAAGAGTGGAG AGATTTCCCTTCCAATAAAAGAAGAACCATCTCCCATATCTAAAATGAGACCAGTAACAGCCAACATCACTACAATGCCAGTGAACACAGTGATATCCCGTCCACCTCCGCAGATCCAAATGGCCCCTCCTCCTGTGTCCTTAGAACCAACAACCAGCTTGTCCATCAGTTTGGAAAACCAACTTGAAGCCCTCTTGGATGGAACTTTACCATCAGGTAATGAAATTCCTCAACTGACAAGCAGTAATGAGGACAGAGAGTCATTTTCTTTAATTGAAGACCTCCAGAATGATCTGCTTAATCACTCCAGCATTTTAGATCACTCTCATTCACCCATGGAAACATCTGACCCACAGTTTACTGCTAATAATTCTTGTCTGTCTCTTGACCTTCCCGATACAAATTTGGACAATATGGAATGGCTGGACATTCCAATGCCCAGCTCCTCATCTGGACTCACCCCTCTCAGTTCTGCTGCCCCGAGCGTGTTTTCCACTGACTTTCTAGATCCACAAGATCTACAGTTGCACTGGGATTAA